A single window of Paenibacillus sp. SYP-B4298 DNA harbors:
- a CDS encoding sugar phosphate nucleotidyltransferase — MKGVILAGGTGSRLYPLTKVTNKHLLPVGKYPMIYHAIHKLVEAGITDIIIITGKEHMGDVVNLLGSGTEFGASFSYKVQDQAGGIAQALALAESFVKEEEMIVLLGDNIFSEPLRPYIDNFQRQGSGAKILLHQVPDPQRYGVAEIQGELIAAIEEKPQQPKSHYAVTGIYMYDAQVFEMIQTLKPSGRGELEITDVNNVYIRQGQLTFDILQGWWTDAGTHESWSRANEMVSTQPGEGYSASLMQGAAKQ, encoded by the coding sequence ATGAAGGGAGTCATACTCGCAGGCGGTACCGGTTCAAGACTGTACCCGTTAACGAAGGTGACCAACAAGCATCTGCTGCCCGTGGGGAAATACCCGATGATCTACCATGCGATCCATAAGCTCGTCGAAGCTGGGATAACAGACATCATCATTATTACGGGCAAGGAGCATATGGGGGATGTGGTCAATCTGCTAGGGAGCGGCACCGAATTCGGCGCATCGTTCTCCTACAAGGTACAGGATCAGGCGGGCGGGATTGCCCAAGCGCTGGCACTGGCGGAGAGCTTCGTGAAGGAGGAGGAGATGATTGTGCTGCTGGGAGACAATATATTCTCCGAACCTCTGCGGCCTTACATCGACAACTTCCAGCGCCAGGGAAGCGGTGCGAAAATTCTGCTTCACCAGGTGCCTGATCCGCAACGGTACGGGGTAGCCGAGATTCAAGGGGAGCTGATCGCCGCCATCGAGGAGAAGCCGCAGCAGCCGAAGAGTCATTATGCGGTCACAGGAATCTACATGTATGATGCCCAAGTATTCGAGATGATTCAGACCTTGAAGCCATCGGGACGCGGAGAGCTGGAGATTACGGATGTCAACAATGTCTATATCCGTCAGGGTCAGTTGACCTTCGATATTTTGCAGGGCTGGTGGACGGATGCCGGCACACATGAATCGTGGTCGCGGGCGAATGAGATGGTCAGCACTCAGCCGGGAGAAGGATACAGCGCCAGCCTCATGCAAGGTGCGGCGAAGCAATAG
- a CDS encoding glycosyltransferase family 4 protein: MNRGVMYFHSLYAPHMIGGAEISTQILAEGMSKHCPVSVVTVGPNARSEGIQQEERNGATLYRLPYNNLYWLPDKERHTSIVKLGWHLRNMYNYAQKRLVDQLLDSVQPALIHTQNLSGISLAVWQSAYERRIPIAHTLRDYALLEPMKLSWYCAVYRKLAARKSRYVHSVIGISRFILNEHLRHHLFPQAERYTVANAVVPLKEADGIGWRGGGGSQALRLGFVGQLEPNKGVDVFLDAVRQLPEQTVREAIVIGEGTQRQRLEGLHAGDSRIRFTGKLSLEETVHRMSTLDALIVPSIWNEPFGRVIIEAYQAGTPVLASKVGGIPEVIIDPGHLFQSQNRDSLQQAIIRLRNMDPMERAALRQRCHSYAQKFSVEENIRQHLDIYARCTEQFAAVRLA, translated from the coding sequence ATGAATCGCGGAGTCATGTATTTTCATAGTCTGTATGCTCCTCATATGATTGGGGGGGCCGAGATTTCGACACAGATTTTGGCGGAGGGCATGAGCAAGCATTGTCCAGTATCGGTCGTCACTGTAGGGCCGAATGCCAGAAGCGAAGGGATACAGCAAGAGGAGCGCAATGGTGCGACCCTGTACAGATTGCCCTACAACAATCTATATTGGCTGCCTGACAAGGAGCGCCATACCTCCATCGTCAAGCTGGGCTGGCATCTGAGAAACATGTACAACTATGCACAGAAGAGATTAGTTGACCAACTGCTCGATTCCGTACAGCCTGCACTGATTCATACCCAGAATCTATCCGGAATCAGCCTGGCCGTCTGGCAATCTGCCTATGAGAGAAGGATTCCGATTGCGCATACGCTGCGGGACTATGCCTTGCTGGAGCCGATGAAGCTGTCCTGGTATTGTGCGGTGTACAGGAAGCTTGCAGCACGCAAGAGCAGGTATGTTCACAGTGTGATCGGCATCTCCCGATTTATATTGAACGAGCATCTGCGGCATCACTTGTTTCCTCAGGCAGAGCGGTATACGGTCGCCAACGCGGTCGTTCCGCTCAAGGAAGCAGATGGCATAGGCTGGAGAGGCGGCGGCGGTAGTCAGGCCCTGCGGCTCGGCTTCGTCGGACAACTGGAGCCGAACAAAGGGGTGGATGTGTTCCTCGATGCGGTGCGCCAATTGCCAGAGCAGACGGTGAGAGAAGCCATCGTGATCGGCGAGGGCACACAGCGCCAGAGGCTGGAGGGGCTGCATGCAGGCGACTCGCGTATCCGGTTCACGGGCAAGCTGAGCCTGGAGGAGACCGTGCATCGCATGAGCACGCTCGATGCGCTCATTGTGCCATCCATCTGGAACGAGCCGTTCGGGAGAGTCATTATAGAGGCGTATCAGGCAGGAACGCCCGTGCTCGCATCCAAGGTGGGGGGCATACCCGAAGTCATTATTGACCCCGGTCATTTATTTCAATCCCAAAATAGAGACAGCTTGCAGCAGGCGATCATACGGCTCCGTAATATGGACCCTATGGAGCGAGCGGCATTGCGTCAGAGATGTCATTCCTATGCGCAGAAATTTTCGGTCGAGGAAAATATTCGTCAGCATCTGGATATATATGCCCGCTGTACCGAACAATTTGCGGCTGTGCGGCTGGCTTAG
- a CDS encoding glycosyltransferase family 4 protein, whose amino-acid sequence MNRYRVLIMSLKNPVRKYKIGGQQDILGRVLSLSRMAGFELDVIAIDDHDQCSQDSAIELPSNVRLHLYPKRLPLQCLHMPIASASRFHRRIARYLKDQHYDIAICESEFMYPYWQQGLVQAKLNYLRLHNIESEYYRQFAQITPSKLRAFAYRLDAWRLSRWERRGFREFNRLLFISERERQQFHSGFGALAAPEEAMSSLTSLASRGEHLPAAFPLSVHRNHTEETLIDGPRLLTFGDYTLEVNQDGIRWFLEQAWPLVLQQLPGAELTIFGNGSEQWGSYPNVRALGYVERSGEVLRQFSTIIVPLRYGAGVKIKLIEALLDGKSVITTSVGIDGTDLQHQEHILVADEPHPFAEQVLWALTHRSAAQQLAAHGRHYAERWFSIEGHYAVLRRILEDDLGVVLSGNDNPQQRNVIDESRSHVFS is encoded by the coding sequence TTGAACCGTTACCGTGTACTCATTATGTCGCTAAAAAACCCGGTTCGCAAGTACAAAATTGGCGGTCAGCAGGACATCCTGGGTCGTGTGCTCTCGCTCAGCCGCATGGCTGGATTTGAGCTGGATGTCATTGCAATCGATGACCATGACCAGTGCTCGCAAGACAGTGCAATTGAGCTGCCCTCGAACGTCCGTCTGCATCTGTACCCCAAGCGTTTGCCGCTGCAATGCTTGCATATGCCCATTGCGTCAGCCAGCCGATTCCATCGCCGCATTGCCCGCTATCTGAAGGATCAGCACTATGATATTGCAATCTGTGAATCGGAATTTATGTATCCGTACTGGCAGCAGGGACTCGTTCAGGCCAAGCTCAATTATTTGCGGCTCCATAACATCGAGAGTGAATACTATCGGCAATTTGCCCAAATTACGCCAAGCAAGCTCAGGGCATTCGCCTACCGGCTGGATGCCTGGCGACTGAGCCGATGGGAGCGGAGAGGATTCCGGGAGTTTAACCGTCTGCTCTTTATCTCCGAGCGTGAACGGCAGCAGTTTCATAGCGGCTTCGGTGCACTGGCCGCACCGGAGGAGGCCATGTCCAGTCTCACCAGTCTTGCCAGTCGTGGCGAGCATCTGCCCGCGGCCTTTCCGTTATCGGTGCATCGCAACCACACAGAGGAGACGCTCATAGACGGGCCTCGCCTGCTGACCTTCGGCGACTACACGCTGGAGGTGAATCAGGACGGTATTCGCTGGTTTCTGGAGCAGGCATGGCCGCTTGTGCTCCAGCAGCTTCCGGGAGCAGAATTAACGATATTCGGCAATGGCTCAGAGCAGTGGGGCTCCTACCCCAATGTGCGCGCATTAGGCTACGTGGAGCGCTCCGGCGAGGTGCTGCGGCAATTCAGCACCATCATCGTCCCGCTCCGCTACGGAGCTGGCGTGAAGATCAAGCTCATCGAGGCGCTGCTGGACGGCAAGAGCGTCATTACGACCTCAGTAGGCATAGATGGCACAGATCTCCAGCATCAGGAGCATATCTTAGTGGCTGATGAGCCCCATCCCTTTGCAGAGCAAGTCTTATGGGCGCTCACCCATCGAAGTGCCGCACAGCAGCTTGCCGCACACGGCCGTCATTATGCGGAGCGCTGGTTCAGCATTGAGGGACATTATGCGGTGCTAAGGCGCATCTTGGAAGACGACCTGGGTGTTGTGTTATCCGGTAACGATAATCCCCAACAAAGGAATGTGATCGATGAATCGCGGAGTCATGTATTTTCATAG
- a CDS encoding glycosyltransferase family 2 protein, with product MISILIPTYNAGPYIRLLLEGLYSQQVDEPIEIIITDSSSTDDTVQVIREYPGVQLEVIPNASFDHGSTRNTMASRASGDYLLFMTQDALPCDDKLLARLLACCRQQQAAACYARQIPREQAHELEVFARTFNYPSQSLEKNKQRLAELGIKTYFSSNVCCMYKAEVFFALGMFPEKIILNEDMIFAQRAISRNYSVHYCAEAQVFHSHNYTLTQQFKRYFDIGMAFQHTWQDFAHVSNEKEGLRMVRRQIRHLYHRRKLRLVPYALLDTAAKFIGYNLGKRHRLLPHGLKRKYSLYLK from the coding sequence ATGATCTCAATTCTTATCCCAACCTATAACGCAGGCCCTTATATTCGGCTCTTGCTGGAGGGCTTGTATTCACAGCAGGTCGACGAGCCGATTGAAATTATCATTACCGACTCCTCCTCCACAGATGATACGGTGCAGGTGATCCGTGAGTACCCGGGGGTTCAACTGGAGGTGATTCCGAATGCCTCCTTTGACCATGGGAGCACGAGAAATACGATGGCCTCGCGCGCATCGGGAGATTATCTGCTGTTCATGACACAGGATGCGCTCCCTTGCGATGACAAGTTATTGGCGCGATTGCTTGCTTGCTGCAGACAGCAGCAGGCGGCTGCCTGCTATGCCCGGCAGATTCCGCGCGAACAGGCGCATGAGCTGGAGGTGTTTGCGCGTACCTTCAATTACCCGAGCCAATCGCTGGAGAAGAATAAGCAGAGGCTGGCGGAGCTGGGGATCAAAACCTATTTCTCGTCTAACGTATGCTGCATGTACAAGGCAGAGGTCTTCTTCGCGCTCGGCATGTTCCCAGAGAAGATCATACTGAACGAGGATATGATCTTCGCGCAACGGGCGATCAGCCGCAATTACAGCGTGCATTACTGTGCCGAGGCACAGGTTTTCCATTCCCATAATTACACGCTCACCCAGCAATTCAAGCGTTATTTCGACATCGGGATGGCCTTTCAGCATACATGGCAGGACTTTGCGCATGTCTCCAATGAGAAGGAGGGCTTGCGCATGGTACGCAGGCAGATCCGCCATCTCTACCATCGGCGCAAGCTGAGATTGGTACCGTATGCGTTGCTGGATACGGCGGCCAAATTTATCGGCTACAACCTGGGCAAGCGACACCGCTTGCTCCCTCACGGCTTGAAACGGAAATATTCGCTATATCTGAAATAA